The following coding sequences are from one Ornithodoros turicata isolate Travis chromosome 1, ASM3712646v1, whole genome shotgun sequence window:
- the LOC135376718 gene encoding uncharacterized protein LOC135376718, whose amino-acid sequence MSIFSYMYYYVGYFFATHVIHEHGQPPSFHYPESFPELQNYQDAWDFLNNTVRMALLYRTFKTDEKYPTTCVWMKRLQVNESEKTFLGEVSLCYNQTWRSMNLTLKAMTLEGYNVSTFFSVGLTARRGVGREYLPVVYQVPGKCIIVRQPSHDTEMEYACDLWVSLGTLKKNKNTAPKGCVIMYDYLCETTKHKMFGEDCIDKLKESGEITSSTKPTEAATAASC is encoded by the exons ATGAGTATCTTCAGTTACATGTATTATTATGTGGGGTACTTCTTTGCGACACATGTGATTCATGAGCACGGCCAGCCACCAAGTTTCCATTACCCTGAGAGCTTTCCGGAACTGCAGAACTACCAGGACGCTTGGGAT TTCCTGAACAACACAGTGCGCATGGCGCTTCTCTACCGGACGTTCAAAACAGATGAGAAGTACCCAACCACATGCGTGTGGATGAAGCGACTGCAAGTCAATGAGAGTGAGAAAACGTTTTTGGGAGAAGTTTCCCTCTGCTACAATCAGACATGGCG GAGCATGAACCTTACCCTTAAGGCCATGACATTGGAGGGCTACAACGTTTCGACATTCTTCAGTGTGGGGCTTACAGCAC GTCGCGGAGTAGGTAGAGAATATCTTCCAGTGGTGTACCAGGTACCCGGGAAATGTATTATCGTCAGGCAACCCTCCCATGATACCG AAATGGAATATGCGTGCGATCTGTGGGTGTCTCTAGGCACACttaaaaagaacaaaaacactGCGCCGAAGGGATGCGTCATCATGTACGATTACTTATGTGAAACAACAAAGCACAAGATGTTCGGAGAGGATTGTATCGATAAGTTGAAAGAAAGTGGTGAAATAACGAGCTCAACGAAGCCAACAGAAGCAGCCACGGCTGCATCTTGCTAA